From Xenopus tropicalis strain Nigerian chromosome 3, UCB_Xtro_10.0, whole genome shotgun sequence, the proteins below share one genomic window:
- the LOC100493299 gene encoding transmembrane 4 L6 family member 5 produces MCTGKCSKVVGISLFPFSIICIIANLFLLFPGLSIDPIQDASQQMTPEVLYLGGVIGGGFLVLIPAIHILSTGQKENCCNNRCGMFLSIIFAVIGLVGAVYALAVSALGMVYGPVCEYPDPKSGNLTWGQPFKDNLEKFSNESYLFNKDQWYFCEKPDHVAPYNITLFSIILAASGVEVILCVIQVINGLAGCICGTCQKKN; encoded by the exons ATGTGTACCGGCAAGTGTTCCAAGGTCGTCGGGATCTCCCTCTTCCCCTTCTCCATCATCTGCATCATCGCCAACCTCTTCCTCCTCTTCCCAGGACTCAGTATTGATCCAATTCAAGATGCAAGCCAACAGATGACCCCTGAGGTTCTTTACCTGGGGGGAGTCATTGGAGGGGGCTTCTTG GTTCTGATTCCTGCCATTCACATTCTGTCCACGGGACAAAAGGAAAACTGCTGCAATAATCGCTGTGGG ATGTTCCTGTCCATCATCTTTGCTGttattgggttggtgggagcCGTATACGCCCTGGCAGTGTCGGCCCTAGGAATGGTGTATGGGCCAGTCTGTGAGTACCCGGATCCCAAAAGTGGAAATCTGACTTGGGGCCAGCCCTTCAAAGATAACCTTGAAAAATTCAG TAATGAGAGTTACCTGTTCAATAAGGACCAGTGGTATTTCTGTGAGAAGCCAGACCACGTGGCCCCATACAACATTACTCTCTTCTCCATCATCCTGGCTGCCAGCGGGGTAGAAGTCATTCTGTGTGTTATTCAGGTCATAAACGGCCTGGCCGGCTGTATCTGTGGGACCTGCCAGAAAAAGAACTGA
- the LOC100145782 gene encoding uncharacterized protein LOC100145782 codes for MCIQHCSTFIGVSLYPLCAISIICNILLFFPGWSVEAINNPAFKMTPEVLYLGGMLGSGVMVLIPAIYVHCIGKPGKCSNRCGMFLSIIFAALGVCGALYGLVVSALGLANGPRCQYLFISGRVAWTIPFKLPLEFLNIDRSYLFNRSAWDRCVQPAGVVEFNVIFFSTILASSCIQLVLCSIQMLNGLFGCIFGTCSRK; via the exons ATGTGTATTCAGCATTGTTCCACGTTTATCGGGGTGTCCCTGTACCCCTTGTGCGCCATCAGCATCATCTGTAATATCCTATTGTTCTTCCCGGGATGGAGTGTGGAGGCCATCAACAACCCAGCCTTTAAAATGACCCCAGAGGTTCTTTATCTTGGGGGTATGTTGGGCAGTGGAGTTATG GTCCTGATTCCTGCAATCTACGTTCACTGCATCGGGAAACCTGGAAAATGCAGCAACCGCTGTGGG ATGTTCCTCTCTATCATTTTCGCCGCTTTGGGGGTGTGTGGGGCTCTCTATGGTCTTGTTGTCTCTGCCCTGGGTCTGGCCAATGGGCCTCGCTGTCAGTACCTGTTTATAAGTGGACGGGTGGCATGGACAATCCCTTTCAAATTGCCTTTGGAATTTTTGAA CATCGACAGGAGTTACCTCTTCAACAGAAGCGCCTGGGATCGGTGCGTCCAACCGGCCGGGGTGGTTGAATTTAACGTCATTTTCTTTTCCACAATCCTGGCCTCGAGCTGCATCCAGTTAGTGCTGTGTTCCATTCAGATGCTGAACGGGCTGTTTGGCTGCATCTTCGGCACGTGCTCCCGGAAATAG